From Mytilus edulis chromosome 9, xbMytEdul2.2, whole genome shotgun sequence, the proteins below share one genomic window:
- the LOC139489588 gene encoding ependymin-related protein 1-like codes for MSFCSHFLLLVISLGTVVVHNGVDGTICCAPDQWEGHMYLDYMQIFIDSNTLYLYFNGSVNVSYDYTNSRAFYTIIGTEISPLIPKPEPLNKTYIFDYKKNMQYAIDSDGSCEKSKIDQNMTRQCVQDSGILKSSGKVGDNIITDTYILTLSESFNNVRGTIQRESCLPIHMVYIVGSNNPDSGSVFSLDVLSTVPRIKNPAIFTPPSSCLKTSRKQSNSKTSQQLETVLTEVFQKRMLYG; via the exons ATGTCGTTTTGTTCACATTTTCTATTACTGGTCATTTCTTTAGGAACTGTGGTGGTTCATAACGGTGTAGATGGAACAATATGCTGTGCTCCAGACCAATGGGAAGGACATATGTATTTGgattatatgcaaattttcattgACTCCAATACGCTGTATCTGTATTTCAATGGAAGTGTAAACGTATCGTACGACTATACCAACTCTAGAGCGTTTTACACTATTATAGGGACTGAAATTAGTCCATTGATCCCTAAACCGGAACCGCTCAACAAAACCTACATATTTGACTACAAAAAG AACATGCAGTATGCAATCGATAGTGATGGCTCTTGTGAAAAATCCAAGATAGATCAGAATATGACCAGACAATGCGTACAAG aCAGTGGAATATTAAAGAGCAGTGGAAAAGTTGGAGATAATATTATCACGGACACTTATATACTGACGTTATCTGAGAGCTTCAACAACGTACGAGGAACCATCCAACGAG aaAGCTGTTTACCTATACACATGGTATATATAGTGGGATCTAACAATCCAGATAGTGGCAGCGTTTTTAGTTTAGATGTGTTGAGTACAGTACCACGAATCAAAAACCCTGCAATATTTACTCCTCCATCTTCTTGTCTTAAAACGTCAAGAAAACAATCTAACAGCAAG ACTTCACAACAATTGGAGACAGTGCTTACAGAAGTATTCCAGAAAAGAATGTTGTATGGATAA
- the LOC139489589 gene encoding small ribosomal subunit protein uS4 — translation MPRVPLVQSKTFTTPRRPFEKERLDQELKLIGEYGLRNKREVWRVKFTLAKIRTAARELLTLDEKEPKRLFEGNALLRRLVRIGVLEESKMKLDYVLGLRLEDFLERRLQTQVFKLGLAKSIHHARVLIRQRHIRVRKQVVNIPSYIVRLDSQKHIDFSLRSPYGGGRPGRAKRKNMKKGQGGAAVEDED, via the exons ATGCCGCGAGTGCCGTTGGTACAGTCGAAGACTTTCACAACTCCTAGACGTCCCTTTGAAAAGGAGCGTTTAGACCAGGAGTTAAAACTTATCGGAGAATATGGATTGAGAAACAAAAGAGAGGTATGGCGGGTGAAGTTCACTTTGGCCAAAATCAGAACTGCAGCCAGAGAATTGCTCACACTTGATGAGAAGGAACCTAAGCGTTTATTTGAAg GTAATGCATTACTACGACGTCTTGTACGTATTGGAGTACTTGAGGAATCCAAAATGAAGCTCGATTACGTGTTGGGTTTGAGACTTGAAGATTTCTTGGAAAGACGTCTCCAGACACAAGTATTTAAACTTGGATTGGCCAAGAGTATTCATCATGCCCGTGTTCTTATCAGACAGAGACACATCAG agTAAGAAAACAAGTAGTCAACATACCATCTTACATTGTCAGATTGGACTCTCAGAAACACATTGACTTTTCACTCAGATCACCATACGGTGGTGGACGTCCAG GCCGTGCAAAGAGGAAGAACATGAAGAAAGGACAAGGTGGAGCTGCTGTTGAAGATGAGGATTAA